AACGTGtttatttcacacttttttcccccacgatAGTCTAATTCTGATGAGTTTGAGAAGTTTCCGGCGGTCAAAAGGAAATGTGTGCAAAGTCGCGCCTTTCTAATGTTTATAACAACAAAGATTCATTCGCCTCGGCCAAACTCGAACCCGCCGCCGTGCCAGGCTGATAAATGAGCTCCCACGGCGAGATTCTTAACCCCCTCGCGACCTCCACAGCCCGAGTTCGAGACCCCCCGATGCGTCGGGCTGCTCCACCGGCGGGGCCTACCAATCCCCGAGCTCGAGTGAGCCCAGCGGCCGCGCCTCGACGCACCGTTCTCACTTGGTTATCCGGGGAGCTGAAAGAGTTGGAGGTAGACACAATCAATGCTAGTTATCAGACTCAAGTGTctgtatttattctttttttaaaaaaatttcgcTTCACTACGTTAGCCATGGTTAGCTTGCAGAAGAGCCAAGTGCTTTGCTCCAGGTTATCATTTTCCCCCCTTGAGGAATACTTTTCGGGTCAAGCGTTACCCCCAAATCAACATCCCGAGTAAATGGGTGAAATAATAATGGTACCGAGTCATAACTAACTGTTCATTTCAGGTAGCACGGTGAACTTGTAGTTAGCATGTCTGTGGTTCAGGGTTCGAATCTCTGCTACAGCTCTCCCGAGTGGAGCTGATGTTTTCCTCCTGCTTGTGTGAAATTTGTTTTGGTTCACATTCAAAGACAAGTTATGTAGTTTTTAGTTATAGCTTAGTCTCAGACTGAGATTTGAtgaatttttgaaatgttgctGCTAACGAGAATTTCAAAAGAttctttcagcattttttttttccctacgatgcattttttttcacatcatggTCTGTGTAGAAACCTACAAAATTGAAACAGAATAAATGTTGGCTTCAACAAATAATCAGTCTGGGCTGTTCTGATCACAGCTTTACTGTCCGATCCTCTTTCTGGACTGTCCATGTTCCTTGGAGCGGTTGCGTTTTCGCCGCCGTTTCAATTTCGTCCATGCTGCCGTCTTGATTTCTTTGCTAAGTTTCCAGTATCCGGTTTTATTAGAGCTCATCTATTGATTGTTGGTTGTGTCACGTCACCACCAAGCCGGAAAGACTTGCAATCATATCAAACACATTTGATGTTGGCGTAATGCCTAAGACTGATCTGAATTAGTTGAGTTTACCAATTTCCGGTAAACAATCAAGATGCCGTGAGCATGTTGTGTCTCTCAAAAGAAATTCCCTTTGgagtttccatttttaatttgagcATGTGAAAAACGTTAGATTCAAAGGCCAGCATTAGGTTCATTGGAGACTCCAAATTCTCGAGCGGTGTGGCTGTCTGTCTATACGTGTCCTGCAATAGGCCGGAAACCAGTCTAGGGTGCACGCCAGCGCTCGCCCAAAAGTCGGCGACAAGCTCGATCGAAAATGGATGCCCGTTGAACATGTTGCCACGAAAGCGTGTTTGTTGCGAGTTACTATGAGTGGATCCAAGATGGTGTGTTCCTTTCTGATGAGTGTCTTTCCCCCTAGAAGAAGAGGCGGACACGTCTGACAGGGAGGTCCCGTGTCGAAAGAAAGGCCggccaaagaagaagaaggacgcCAAGAAGAAGGACAAAGAGGGGAAACCCGCGAGGGTGAAAAAGCGCCAGAAGATCGTACGTCGGACCGCGCCTCCGCTGACTGCGCTCGATCTCGCGGGCCGCTCCTCACCGTTTTATCGTCTGCTCAGGACAGCGATGTAGAGCGCGACTCGGCGCGGAACAGAGACTTCGGCGACCACTCGGACAGCGTCGCCAGCGGCTATGGCTCTGGCgacaagaagaagagaaagaagcacaaagagaagaaggagaagaaaaccaagaggaagaaaaaagacGACGAGGAGCGAGACAGCAGCCAAGAGGAGACCACGAGGGTAAAGTAAAAGACAGATGGACGCTAACTCTTCCAATATGGAATCCAGACTCGATCCCATTGAGGCTGGGACGTTCTGtccaacagaaataaaaacggAATGCATCCAATTTGCAAATGTTTCATTGAATTGACGACAGAGACAAGATACTTCATGTTCAAACCGATacgtttgattatttttagccGATAATCATTCCGTTTTAAACATATGATGGCCGCGACACGTTGGGTCAAGGTCACGTAACCCCGCTGTGTCACGTCACCTTTTTCTTTTAACGGCATTCAATGAATGTTTGGGAATCGATTGGGTTTGTGATTCTGGTTCCGATGGTCATACTTGCGCGGGCCGCCTTTTGCTTCTCAGCAGCCCGTGGAGCAGAAGACCTCAGCCCAGCTCGCAAAGGAGTGGGGTCTGGAGGATGTTGATCATACCTTCACCGAGGAAGACTACAGGGAGCTTACCAACTACAAGGCCTTCAGTCAGTATATGAGGTATGACTCTATTGAGAAACGGCTCGCACCGCTCGGCAAATCCAAATTCCAAATTTCCGTCTGCGCCAAGGCCCATGATCGCCAAGAAGAACCCCAAGATTCCCATGTCCAAGATGATGACCATCCTGGGAGCCAAGTGGCGGGAGTTCAGTTTCAACAACCCCTTCAAAGGCAACGCCGCCGCggtggcggcggccgccgcggccgccgccatCGCTGTCGCCGAGCAGGTCTCCGCGGCGACCGCCTCGCCCGTGCCTCTGCCGCCTGCGCCGCAACCGCCACCCATCCGGAAGGCAAAGACGAAAGAAGGCAAAGGTCAGTCTCGGGTCCTGtttccccacccccacacccctgtTGACGTCGAGAGAAAATAAACGCGGGTTCAAAAGTTTTGGTTGTGCAGGGCCAGGTTACAAGAAGCGCGGTAAAAGTCCTCGAGTCTCTGACAAGAAAAAGGCTGCGTCCGTCGCCAAGGCGAAAAAGATGGCCCCCATTCGTCTCAAACTTTCCACCGTGTGCGCCAAGAGGAAAAAGAGCTGCTCCGTGAGTACCAAGCGCGGCTTTTGCGCGGGTGTGACGCTCGTGGGGGTTGGGCTTAACCTGCCGCGTGTGTCTCCGCCAGAGCGACGACCCGGACGAAGACGAGTCGGAGCAGGAGGACTCCAGCGTCCACAGCTCCTCGGTTCGCTCCGACAGCTCGGGCCGCGTCAAGAAGAACAAGCGCGGGCGACcggccaagaagaagaagaagagtaaGCGCGGCGGGGGGCCGGCGGGGGGCCGGCGGCGGGCGGTGGCGGTTGAAACGCCTTTCATTTGCGTCACCTttcattcggcaagcctcctcgctgcccatcttcaaagccctcctcaaaactcacttgtattctttggcgttcgcctcagcatgacttagatttgttcttgattttactgtttggtgctttctaccgccttttattaccaatttgtcttactgtttattgtgcatgttaaatcgctccatgtacagcactttgtatgcagcgatggctgtttgaaagtgctcgagaaatactcttgacttgatttgttcttgattttgctgtttggtgctttctaccgccttgattaccgatttgtcttactgtttattgtgtatgttaaattgctccgtgtacagcactttgtatgcagcgatggctgtttgaaagtgctccagaaatactcttgacttgacttgacctttcCAGTCCCGGGTGACGAGGATGGCGACGGCTACGAGACGGACCACCAGGACTACTGCGAGGTGTGCCAGCAGGGCGGCGAGATCATCCTCTGTGACACGTGCCCGCGAGCGTACCACCTGGTGTGCCTGGATCCCGAGCTGGAAAAGGCTCCCGAGGGCAAGTGGAGCTGCCCTCACTGCGTGAGTCCAACACCTTTTGGAGTAGGACCCCGGAAAAACGTTGCTCGTTTTAAATCGACATATTtatatacagggcggcccggtagtccagtggttagcacgtgggcttcacaatgcagaggtaccgggttcgattccagctccggcctccctgtgtggagtttgcatgttctccccgggccggcgtgggttttctccgggtgctccggtttcctcccacattccaaaaacatgcttggcaggctgattgaacactctaaattgtcccgaggtgtgagtgcgaatggtttttcgtctctgtgtgccctgcgattggctggcaaccgattcagggtgtcccccacctactgcccgaagacagcagggataggctccagcaccccccgcgaccctagtgaggatcaagcggctcggatgatgaatgaatgaatgaatatatatacagtatgtcgatttaaaaaaaaaaaaaaacaccggacGATTATTATGATTTTGGAATCTCGTCCGTTGGATTGGTCGGGCGCAAGTCTTGAGCTTTCTCGATCCCGTGAGGTTTTGACGTTGACCCTGTCCCccgtctccacccccccccaaaaaaaaaaaggaaaaagaaggaaTCCAGTGGGAAGCAAAAGACGAAGACTTTGAGGACTTTGAAGAGGACGCGGAGGAGAGGACCATGTCagcggtcggggcggggttggaggaggaggaggaggaggaggaggaagacgacgacCACATGGAGTTCTGTCGGGTGTGTAAAGACGGCGGTGAACTGTTGTGCTGTGACACCTGCACCTCGTCCTACCACATCCACTGTCTAAACCCTCCACTGCCAGAGATCCCCAATGGAGAGTGGTTGTGTCCACGATGCACGGTTAGTTCCTCCCGACACGCGCCGGCGTCCACGCGCGCGTGCTGCCCAGGTCGCGCGCTTGCTGTTTCCTTTTAGGTccgggttgaaaaaaaaaaaaaacgacgcaaAAATCTCACTTGGCAGCCATTTGTTACCCCTTTGCTTACAGATAAAACAAGtcatccccccctcccaacaccCCCTTTTGGAGTTTTCGTGACTTCTCACAAgcaacattattcattcattcattcattcattcattcattcattcattcatttatttgtttgtgtgtgtgtgtgtgtgtgtgtgcgtgacttTGCATCCTCTTCCACAGAAATAAGTGATTTTTCGTGAAATTTCGTTCTTTATTTCTCTCCTCCTCCCGCTTGAAAAGTGTCAAAGTATGAGCCACCAGTTGGTGCCAAGTCCACGTCGGCAAGATGCGCTTGACGGCGCAGgagattgggggggggtggcacgGAGCATGAAATTCAAACAGACGGCTCCtcgtattcaatcagcctgcctcctTATCCGTTATTCcttcttgtctttttgttttttttttgtctccacacttttcattcattccctCGCGGTGTTTCGCCTTTAGTGCCCGCCCATTAAAGGACGCGTGCAAAAGATCCTCCACTGGCGGTGGGGCGAGCCCCCTCCTCCAGTTCCCGCGGTGGCGCCGCCGCCAGATGCGGCGGCGATGCCGCCCGACCGGCCGCCGCCCATGAAGGGCCGAGCCGAGCGGGAGTTCTTCGTCAAGCTGGCGGGACAGTCGTACTGGCACTGCACGTGGATCACCGAGTTGCAGgtgaaaccaaaaaaagtcaaacccaTGACGATTCTTTTGCTACAAAGCCAAAGCCAATCAACCCGAATGCAAAAAGATTAAAATTTGGATTCCAAAATGTTCCCGACCTTCCAGTTGGAGATCTTCCACTCGGTCATGTACCGAAACTACCAGAGGAAGACGGACATGGACGAGCCGCCCGCTTTGGACTACGGCTCCGGCGGTGAGGACGAGAGCGCGGCGGGCAAAAGCGAGAAGCGGCGCGCCAAAGACCCGCAATACGCCCTCATGGAAGACAAGTACTACAAGTACGGCATCAAGCCCGAGTGGATGATGATCCATCGCATCATCAACCACAGGTGACGTgtgcaaggattttttttccacccctctTCGCACTccccatccttccttccttccttccttccttccttccttccttccttccttccttccttccttccttccttcctttccgtCTTCTCTTCATAAATTTGTGTTTCACTGCTTCCATTCTTGTGTCATTCCTTAAGTGACGCGTCGCTTTGACCTTTTTTCAAACTGAGCGCAAGTATTTCAATTTGAGTGCTCGCTGATATCGAGAATGGATATTTGCGTTCTGCTCTGTATCGCAAATGTCATAAAACTCGATGCTGTTTGAATCATCGACATTGTTCCAAAATCCAAATTGGAATTTGGCTCCAACAAGTTTCgagccaggcggcccggtagaccagtggttagcacgtcggcttcacagtgcagagataccgggttcgattccagctccggcctacctgtgtggagtttgcatgttctccccgggcctgcgtgggttttctccgggtgctccggtttcctcccacattccaaaaacatgcgtggcaggctgattgaacactctaaattgtcccgacgcgtgtgagtgtgggcgtggatggttgttcgtctctgtgtgccctcggttggctggcaaccgattcagggtgtcccccgcctactgcccggagacagctgggataggctccagcaccccccgcgaccctagtgaggatcaagcggttaggaagatgaatgaatgaatgaaagtttcgAGCCGAGTTCATCATCCATTTCGCAGGGGTCATAGATCATTTGCAGCATTgtccaccgtgtgtgtgtgtgtgtgtgtgtcgggccGGTGAAGTATCTGTGTCGTAGTATTGTCTGCAAGTCGACAGCCGCATAACTTATTTGATGTCGCGCCGTGTACCAGTGTGGATAAAAAGGGGGTGTACCATTACCTGGTAAAGTGGAGAGACCTGACCTATGACCAGTGCACCTGGGAACAAGACCACATGGACATCCCCGACTTTGTCATCTACAAGGCCAACTACTGGAGACACAGGTACGCCCTTCGACTCCTTTCGCCCATGCGCTCCACAGCTCACCCAACCTTTTTCTAGGGACGCCATCACGAAGGAAGACCCCGATAAACCCCGCAGGATGAGGAGCAAGAGTCAGGAGGGCGAAGGCGAAGACCAGCCTTCTCCCGCTTCGCCCGTAACCGACGTGAGCTCGCCGCGCCGTCTCATCGGACGGGAAGGGGGGGCTGCCCGGGCACCGCGcgtgttttaaaaaatcttatCGTCCTTTTTATAGCCGACGATAAAATACGAGGAGCAGCCCGACTTTGTGACGTCGACGGGAGGCACGCTGCACCTGTACCAGATGGAGGGTCTCAACTGGCTTCGCTTTTCCTGGGCTCAGGGCACCGACACCATCCTGGCGGACGAGATGGGTCTGGGCAAGACCATCCAGACCATTGTCTTCCTCTACTCGCTCTTTAAGGAGGTACCCGCTGGGATCAAAATTCAGCCCACGCATCCCAAAAAGTAATCGTCGTCGTGGAGGGAGGGGCCGGGGGTGTGATAGGTGCTGGTGGTTATAGGGGGGGTGTTGGTAGGGGGCTTGTTGACCCCTAGTAAGGGTCCTGATGGGGAGGACCAGCGTAGAAATATATCAGctgttaaaaaaatttaaatttccCTCAAATTGCCAATGGCCACGCCCCCTTCTGGGAATCAGTATTTtctaagggggaaaaaaaaatctcatcagacttgatttttagtttgaccgtttttgtgctttttaccgTCATCTTTATTCatttgctgttttgttgtttgtgtatgcgttctttttgctccatgtccGGCATTTTGGTTGCTTCAAAATGCTCTCGCAATAGAATTGAGTTGAGATGAgaataaaatttgatttttttttttccaaggagaCACTCAATAACATGAGtatgacattttcattcattcattcattcatcttccgagccgcttgatcctcacaagggtcgcggggggtgctagagcctatcccagctgtcgtcgggcagtaggcgggggacaccctgaatcggttgccagccaatcgcagggcagacattttcattttctgagaaaaaaaagtcgcagTATTATGAGatttactttttgtgaaaatgttgtgATATTCAATGAGGATAGTTAGAAAAGATCGACATTTTTCCAGAATGTCCCAAGTGCAAAAATTAGCAATTTTGCCCCTTTGTATGTTTCAGGGTCACACCAAAGGTCCCTTCCTGGTCAGCGCCCCGCTGTCCACCATCATCAACTGGGAGCGGGAGTTTGAGATGTGGGCGCCCGATTTCTACGTGGTCACCTACACGGGCGACAAGGACAGCCGCGCCATCATCCGCGAAAACGAGTTCTCCTTCGACGACTCGCTCGCGAAGGGTGGCAAGAAGCCCTTCAAGATGAGGGTGAGACGCGCGGTGTCGCGGATACGTGACGTCCGCGTGCGCAAAtgccgatgtttttttttttttccccctccggcTCAGAGAGAGACGCCGATCAAGTTCCACGTGCTGCTGACGTCTTACGAGCTGGTGACCATCGACCAGACGGCGCTGAAGTCCATCGACTGGGCCTGCCTGGTGGTGGACGAGGCCCACCGCCTTAAAAATAATCAGTCCAAGGTATGCGTGCGCCAAGGCCGAATCGACGTATCCACCATGTATACCTCGTATTttcgaggagaagaaaaaaaaaacgcagccgAACTCCATCGTGAATTAAAAACGATCCACGAGAACAAAATGGTTTAGGATTACCAGTGTATGCCACAAGATGACTGCAAAgctctacttttgtctaaatgaagctcctcaactcacctcGGCATACTTCATTGTTTCCAAGATggtggaaatgtatttttttgtttgtttttcctaaaTTTATGACTATAGTTTTGGCCTGAAGACAAGGACAGTGAATGGGGACAGCCAACCCCCCAATAAAAAATCTCAATTGATGAATTTTcaaccaccccccaaaaaataagttGTAACAGTCAGCCTAATTAGTCCTTTTTTTCTAAGATTATCATATTGTGACATTGaagttgcctttttttcctgaagaaaAGTCACAGTATTTTGAAAATTACAGTAACTTCTATTTTCtggagattttatttttctgagaagtcaccattattattattgtaaataaaatgtattattattattattattggcattcgactcagcatgaattagatttgttcttgattttactgtttggtgctttctaccgtctttattaccgacttgccttactgtttattgtgcatgttcaattgctccatgtacagcactttgtatgcagcgattatgacatcttttttttctctgagaaCGAAAGCTTCACTATCATGAAAATGAATTCCTTCTTTTGTGTCCATATGgcttaagataaaaaaaagtttagtcaTTCAGCGCAAAAATTCCTACTATGATTTCAATATCACATTTTGGGGAGAAATTCTGTCATGTTAGGCGAATAGAGTCATATTTTTCTTTCCCACCCAGATAAAACCGTTATCTTATGACAATGAAGTCAAAGTTCAACATGAAAACcgcaaagaaaacacacactttgTTCTCGCAAATGGGACTTTCTTCCTGTTAAATATGCCATTTGTTCTTTCAAACAAACTGTTCGGGATTTATTTTACAATGTTGACCTCACTTTTTGGTGGACAGAGCGCCTCCCGAGACATCTCATGGCAGTCCTGAGCTCTGTTTGTACGCCCTCTGGTGGCCGCGCTTTCTTAAAACGTGCAATTGCTTTGCAGTTTTTCCGGCGTCTGAACGACTACAAGATTGACCACAAGCTGCTGCTGACGGGAACGCCGCTACAGAACAACCTGGAGGAGCTTTTCCACCTGCTCAATTTCCTCACGCCCAATCGCTTCAagtaggacacacacacacacacgtacatacacacaaacgGAATGACTCGCATTCTTCTTGTGTTGAATGTCGTCGACGTATTATTGTTTGAGAATAAATTGTattcttttgaaaaataaatcttaatATTACGAGActaaaaatctgaatttcttttgaaaaaGTCTCAATCAAGAATTGAGTTGGCTTTTTCTGTGAAGGAAATGCAATACTCTCAAAAATTAAGTTGTATTtttagattttctttcttttttttaaattttatttttaccctGAAAAAAGATTTTCGGCCAAAAAGTCGCCCCAATGTATTATGAAAATTAAGTTGTAGTTTGTATTGTTTGAGAATGCATTAATATCTTATTGCAGCAtacattaaattaattaataatatcatttttttccccaaaaataaaacttgtGTTATTGGAATTAAGTGTTAATGCTCCAAAATGAAAACgtagtgatattttttttcagagagaattgtgttgcaatttttttaatgttgatatGAGGTTGTCttttgttgaggaaaaaaagatttgtatgAAAATGAAGTCATACTTTTTAGGGAAAAACCCATacagaaattattattattaataatttattttgggggaaaagatTCAGTATGACCAAAATATCGTCGTCTTTCCCTACAGAAAACGTTGTTCTGTATTATAATGAGAATTACATCGGAGTTTATCGAGAAACTAGTTTTCCCTTTGACTCCAAGTTGTATTCCCTCGAGGAAAAATAAGCAATACCACTTGAATGAAATCCGATTTTGCGAACGCACGCGTGGTATGTCCAAACGCAGCAACCTGGACGGCTTCCTGGAGGAGTTTGCCGACATCTCCAAGGAGGACCAGATCAAGAAACTGCACGACCTGCTGGGGCCTCACATGTTACGGCGCCTCAAGGCTGACGTCTTCAAGAACATGCCCGCCAAGACCGAGCTCATCGTGCGGGTGGAGCTCAGCCCCATGCAGAAGTACCAAACTCTAAGAAATCTCATCCAACTCACTcacttttttctgtgtgtgtgtgtgtgtgtgtgtgtgttagaagaAATATGATGCGTTTCCTTTAATCCTTTCGAGAATTGTTTATCATTACgagacttttgttttgttgcttctgAGGAAAATGTCTCAACACTTATGAAAAtggtcgtgatttttttttttaacaaagtcaGTATATCCTGAGaattacattacaaaaaaaatacgttgCCTATATTACGAGAATTAAATTGCAAAACTGGACAAACAAATTGAAAGGTTTGTAAAATCAACCAACGACCTTCAAGTCTGAAAGTTAATCCTccatctctgttttttttttttgtggggcttcAAACACAGAAAATACTACAAGCTGATTTTAACCAAGAACTTTGAGGCTCTGAACTCCAAAGGCGGGGGAAACCAGGTCTCGCTGCTCAACATCATGATGGACCTGAAGAAGTGCTGCAATCATCCCTACCTCTTCCCCGTCGCCTCCATGGTGGGAAAAGTCCTCCCGTTATGTCACAGGCGgcgctgtgcaaaaaaaaaaaaagcttcagcgCCCGATGCTCCTTTCGTTCCAGGAGGCCCAAAAAACGCCCAACGGCGCTTACGAGGGCTCCGCCCTCACAAAGGCGTCCGGGAAACTGACCCTGCTGCAGAAGATGCTGCGGAAACTCAAGGAGCAGGGACACCGAGTGCTGGTTTTCTCACAGGTAACTGTCAAGAGTCATCCACGGTTTCCCGTTGGAGACTGTTTTGATGACGCTCGCCTCTTCGCAGATGACTAAAATGCTGGACTTGCTGGAAGACTTCCTGGATTACGAAGGTTATAAGTATGAAAGGATCGACGGCGGGATCACCGGAGCGCTTCGGCAAGAAGCCATCGACCGCTTCAACGGTGAgttcatatttttgtgttaggaGAATTTCGTGAGGTTTTTTTGTAGAATTAAAGCAGCAtttctcaagaaaaaaagatcTCATTTTGGAgaatagtatttaaaaaaaaaacaaatcagatttttttttccatg
This window of the Hippocampus zosterae strain Florida chromosome 1, ASM2543408v3, whole genome shotgun sequence genome carries:
- the chd3 gene encoding chromodomain-helicase-DNA-binding protein 3 isoform X4, coding for MLQSRSVQRKRPTKVRPSVMRILMFLFKRRWSFSLAWDDDTSRCSRGRDPDERTIMSYPPRACEEDEGTVFHSEGGDFEEEDDGDGGEFLDARSDINSPAAPRQTAAAPEEADTSDREVPCRKKGRPKKKKDAKKKDKEGKPARVKKRQKIDSDVERDSARNRDFGDHSDSVASGYGSGDKKKRKKHKEKKEKKTKRKKKDDEERDSSQEETTRPVEQKTSAQLAKEWGLEDVDHTFTEEDYRELTNYKAFSQYMRPMIAKKNPKIPMSKMMTILGAKWREFSFNNPFKGNAAAVAAAAAAAAIAVAEQVSAATASPVPLPPAPQPPPIRKAKTKEGKGPGYKKRGKSPRVSDKKKAASVAKAKKMAPIRLKLSTVCAKRKKSCSSDDPDEDESEQEDSSVHSSSVRSDSSGRVKKNKRGRPAKKKKKIPGDEDGDGYETDHQDYCEVCQQGGEIILCDTCPRAYHLVCLDPELEKAPEGKWSCPHCEKEGIQWEAKDEDFEDFEEDAEERTMSAVGAGLEEEEEEEEEDDDHMEFCRVCKDGGELLCCDTCTSSYHIHCLNPPLPEIPNGEWLCPRCTCPPIKGRVQKILHWRWGEPPPPVPAVAPPPDAAAMPPDRPPPMKGRAEREFFVKLAGQSYWHCTWITELQLEIFHSVMYRNYQRKTDMDEPPALDYGSGGEDESAAGKSEKRRAKDPQYALMEDKYYKYGIKPEWMMIHRIINHSVDKKGVYHYLVKWRDLTYDQCTWEQDHMDIPDFVIYKANYWRHRDAITKEDPDKPRRMRSKSQEGEGEDQPSPASPVTDPTIKYEEQPDFVTSTGGTLHLYQMEGLNWLRFSWAQGTDTILADEMGLGKTIQTIVFLYSLFKEGHTKGPFLVSAPLSTIINWEREFEMWAPDFYVVTYTGDKDSRAIIRENEFSFDDSLAKGGKKPFKMRRETPIKFHVLLTSYELVTIDQTALKSIDWACLVVDEAHRLKNNQSKFFRRLNDYKIDHKLLLTGTPLQNNLEELFHLLNFLTPNRFNNLDGFLEEFADISKEDQIKKLHDLLGPHMLRRLKADVFKNMPAKTELIVRVELSPMQKKYYKLILTKNFEALNSKGGGNQVSLLNIMMDLKKCCNHPYLFPVASMEAQKTPNGAYEGSALTKASGKLTLLQKMLRKLKEQGHRVLVFSQMTKMLDLLEDFLDYEGYKYERIDGGITGALRQEAIDRFNAPGACQFCFLLSTRAGGLGINLATADTVVIFDSDWNPHNDIQAFSRAHRIGQANKVMIYRFVTRASVEERITQVAKRKMMLTHLVVRPGLGSKAGSMTKQELDDILKFGTEELFKDEGEGMKNSSGDKAEDEGNVIHYDSTAIERLLDRSQDATDDSDVQNMNEYLSSFKVAQYMVREEDKIDEIEREIIKQEENVDPDYWEKLLRHHYEQQQEDLASKLGKGKRNRKPVNYNDAAQEDQEWHADISDNQSEYSVGSEEEDEDFDDRPEGRRHSRRQLRNEKDKPLPPLLARVGGNLEVLGFNTRQRKAFLNAVMRWGMPSQDAFSSQWLVRDLRGKTEKEFKAYVSLFMRHLCEPVADGAETFADGVPREGLCRQPVLTRIGVMSLVKKKIQEFEHINGRWSLPELKPDVSLDKSSSRVSSPTPKTATPTPDASYNNTPCTSKPATPVPSDKPEKNKKEGEREDKENGEAQSEKEKNDSKEGNKEPDAAQSVSPPRLTTEGKDGEGKDTDGKDGDGNQPHEEEGEEDEPITPSPQERNLPDKCKVTTRQDGQVQEEKEAPRLLDGEKAAEEQQKDTERPEVADSQEDAETKKDETKDEMDPGKEVREAKAQVPKGDGKLPAERPRFMFNIADGGFTELHTLWQNEERAAISSGKMSEIWHRRHDFWLLAGIVIHGYARWQDIQNDPPFAIVNEPFKSQANKGNFLEMKNKFLARRFKLLEQALVIEEQLRRAAYLNMTQDPSHPAMALNARFAEVECLAESHQHLSKESLAGNKPANAVLHKVLNQLEELLSDMKADVTRLPATLSRVPPIAARLQMSERSILSRLASKGTETHAPPPIPPGPYATPQNYGAPFTPAPPGALLVGGANYSQMPPGSFISEAAGGANWGGGGGPAGGGGGVCQKTKEHDVVQRQRVVDLWKDGKSEGAIGLELRMPKSTVHSIIVKYRLSNTVENLPRNGRPKKP